A single window of Populus nigra chromosome 17, ddPopNigr1.1, whole genome shotgun sequence DNA harbors:
- the LOC133677659 gene encoding uncharacterized protein LOC133677659, which yields MQAEKQQTWKIKVHARAKKFHFKFKATKTDQPIWKSPKFSIFLRIHRFFLQVNTESRNSIPRWKKPRTLKSKFLRFFQKFKTLPSKKQAIAAEKTQNLQNPDSKLHVDRQREFSYKKPVCIGSLLVGTLALLSESICERNQKGIIIHGSSVLLFLAFLFKKYITGKAMTLLVFLTMATAVCAVMFRLDEYMNYDQGFVSEFVWKAWNYAASSGCFI from the exons ATGCAAGCAGAGAAGCAGCAAACTTGGAAAATCAAAGTACATGCTAGAGCCAAGAAATtccatttcaaattcaaagcaaCAAAAACAGATCAACCCATCTGGAAGTCGCCCAAATTCTCAATCTTTCTTAGAATCCATAGATTTTTCCTCCAAGTGAATACAGAATCTCGGAATTCAATTCCTAGATGGAAAAAACCAAGAACCCTGAAATCTAAATTCCTCAGATTTTTTCAAAAGTTCAAGACTTTACCTTCAAAGAAACAGGCAATTGCAGCAGAGAAAACCCAAAATCTTCAAAACCCAGACAGTAAATTACATGTGGATCGACAGAGAGAGTTTTCTTACAAG AAGCCAGTTTGCATTGGATCTTTGCTGGTCGGGACACTGGCATTGCTTTCAGAATCAATCTGTGAGAGAAATCAAAAGGGAATTATCATCCATGGTTCATCTGTCTTGTTATTTCTTGCTTTCTTGTTCAAGAAATATATAACGGGAAAGGCCATGACTTTATTGGTGTTTTTAACAATGGCAACTGCAGTTTGTGCAGTTATGTTTCGTTTAGACGAGTACATGAATTATGATCAAGGTTTCGTCTCAGAATTTGTCTGGAAGGCATGGAATTATGCTGCCTCTTCTGGGTGTTTTATATGA
- the LOC133676746 gene encoding RING-H2 finger protein ATL74-like, with amino-acid sequence MVNMHRRMLDTVPLDVAPANGNRTHDSYINETNFDTNMVIILAALLCALIGALGLNSIVRCLLRCSSRFALETTEEAAARLAATGLKKSDLRQIPVAIYGAGGSIAATECPICLGEFVDGEKVRVLPKCNHGFHVRCIDTWLLSHSSCPNCRHSLLEHTTDSGAAQEVTEARRPGENDPGRQGNVSTAV; translated from the coding sequence ATGGTCAATATGCATCGCCGCATGCTTGATACGGTACCGCTTGATGTGGCACCGGCTAATGGGAACAGAACGCATGATTCGTACATTAACGAGACGAATTTCGACACCAACATGGTGATTATATTAGCAGCTTTGCTATGTGCACTAATCGGTGCGCTAGGATTGAATTCAATTGTGCGTTGCCTTTTGCGCTGCAGTAGCAGGTTTGCCTTGGAGACCACAGAAGAAGCCGCAGCGCGTTTAGCTGCCACAGGACTCAAGAAGAGTGATTTACGCCAGATCCCTGTGGCGATCTATGGAGCAGGAGGGAGTATCGCAGCCACAGAATGTCCAATTTGCTTAGGGGAGTTCGTCGACGGAGAGAAAGTTCGGGTGCTTCCGAAATGCAACCATGGATTCCATGTCAGGTGCATAGACACATGGCTTTTGTCACACTCGTCGTGCCCGAATTGTCGGCATTCATTGCTTGAACATACCACGGATTCAGGTGCAGCTCAGGAGGTTACCGAAGCAAGACGGCCAGGCGAAAATGATCCCGGCCGACAAGGTAATGTTAGTACAGCAGTTTAA